A genomic region of Eucalyptus grandis isolate ANBG69807.140 chromosome 5, ASM1654582v1, whole genome shotgun sequence contains the following coding sequences:
- the LOC104444802 gene encoding 60S ribosomal protein L32-1, with translation MAVPLLSKRIVKKRVKQFKRPQSDRKISVKTNWRRPKGIDSRVRRKFKGCTLMPNIGYGSDKKTRHYLPNGFKKFVVHNAKELELLMMHNRTYCAEIAHNVSTRKRKEIVERAAQLDVVVTNKLARVRSQEDE, from the exons ATGGCGGTGCCTTTGCTGTCAAAGAGGATCGTCAAGAAGCGGGTCAAGCAGTTCAAGAGGCCCCAGAGCGACCGCAAGATCTCTGTCAAG ACAAACTGGCGTCGGCCCAAAGGTATTGATTCCCGAGTAAGAAGAAAATTCAAGGGATGTACTTTGATGCCAAATATCGGTTACGGATCGGACAAGAAGACCCGCCATTATCTTCCTAATGGTTTCAAGAAATTTGTTGTGCACAATGCGAAGGAGCTTGAATTATTAATGATGCATAACAG GACGTATTGTGCGGAGATTGCTCACAATGTCTCCACAAGAAAGAGGAAGGAGATTGTCGAACGAGCTGCACAGCTTGATGTCGTGGTTACGAACAAGTTGGCTAGGGTGCGCAGCCAAGAGGATGAGTAG